Proteins from a genomic interval of Musa acuminata AAA Group cultivar baxijiao chromosome BXJ1-9, Cavendish_Baxijiao_AAA, whole genome shotgun sequence:
- the LOC135594365 gene encoding transcription factor IBH1-like 1 — protein sequence MQVPNSFKLALLKQMLLGFQLSDVSSNSMSFHERKNAIKLSADAAMVFARGSTRWTRGLVASLSKNRNNDGLLRGILGKKYERLSLPCCNSWKIPRSRKILKRCLGLCSRRKKATGPQHDVESSSTLARRLAKKRIQVLKKLLPGGESMEGFSLLDQTLDYAVSLKAQVDIMRRLLKISKPSNLNK from the exons ATGCAAGTTCCAAACTCATTCAAGCTTGCTTTGCTCAAGCAAATGCTTCTGGGCTTCCAGCTATCAGATGTTTCATCCAACAGCATGAGCTTCCACGAGAGGAAGAATGCCATCAAGCTCTCGGCCGACGCCGCCATGGTCTTCGCCAGAGGCAGCACAAGGTGGACTCGGGGCCTCGTCGCAAGCCTCTCCAAGAACAGGAACAACGACGGCCTCCTCAGAGGCATCCTGGGGAAGAAGTATGAGAGGCTAAGCTTGCCATGCTGCAACTCATGGAAGATCCCAAGGTCCAGGAAGATCCTAAAAAGGTGCTTGGGGCTATGCTCAAGGAGGAAGAAGGCAACAGGTCCACAACATGATGTCGAGAGCAGTAGCACCCTCGCAAGGAGGCTGGCGAAGAAGAGGATCCAAGTGCTCAAAAAGCTTCTGCCAGGAGGTGAGTCCATGGAAGGCTTCTCTTTGCTGGATCAGACTCTGGACTATGCTGTGTCTCTCAAAGCTCAGGTTGACATAATGCGAAGGCTCTTGAAGATCTCCAAACCCTCAAATCTCAA CAAATGA
- the LOC135593636 gene encoding aspartyl protease family protein At5g10770-like, with the protein MVGLPCHVPASKLSLLLHHVLLPVIVVAAAAAAVDGVCCSHQNLLSVHELQWGDKLLPRSTSSGRTRSHTGTAMLEMRQQHQVSRHISNHDDDVSKLLIADEARVSSLQSRISNKLPQDSSGAQVPLVSGIKLQTLNYVVTIGVGGKNMTVIVDTGSDLTWVQCKPCFYCYSQQDPLFEPSASPSYQYVPCNSTACYSLQAATGSAGVCGADQSTCSYAIGYGDGSYSRGLLGRERIDVGGASIEGFTFGCGLRNHGLFGGTAGLMGLGRTQLSLVSQTTARFGGVFSYCLPTRMLSSSGSLVLGDDPAAYKNSTPISYTRMLSDPLQAPFYFLNLTDMSVGGVALEAAGFSNGRILIDSGTVITRLVPSVYQALKAEFVKQFSGYPPAPSFSILDTCFDLSAFEEVRVPRLRLGFEGGAEMTVDVTGIFYFVKRDASQVCLAMASLQYEDQTGIIGNYQQKNQRVVYDTVASRIGFAEEACG; encoded by the exons ATGGTGGGACTACCATGCCATGTTCCGGCCTCCAAGCTCTCGCTTTTGCTGCACCACGTTCTTCTCCCTGTcatcgtcgtcgccgccgctgctgctgctgtcgaTGGTGTCTGTTGCTCCCATCAGAATCTGTTGTCCGTGCATGAGCTGCAGTGGGGAGACAAGTTGCTCCCTCGGTCTACTTCCAGTGGAAGAACAA GGAGCCATACCGGTACTGCAATGCTGGAAATGAGGCAGCAACATCAGGTTTCGAGGCATATCAGCAATCACGATGACGACGTCTCGAAGCTCCTAATCGCCGACGAAGCTCGAGTCTCATCACTTCAGTCCAGAATCTCCAACAAGCTCCCACAAGATTCATCGGGAGCGCAGGTGCCTCTTGTCTCGGGAATCAAGCTCCAGACTCTGAACTACGTAGTGACCATCGGCGTCGGCGGCAAGAACATGACGGTCATCGTCGACACCGGCAGCGACCTCACCTGGGTCCAATGCAAGCCCTGCTTCTACTGCTACAGCCAACAAGACCCCCTGTTCGAACCCTCCGCCTCGCCCTCCTACCAGTACGTCCCCTGCAACTCCACCGCCTGCTACTCCCTCCAGGCGGCTACCGGGAGCGCGGGCGTCTGCGGCGCGGACCAGTCGACCTGCAGCTACGCCATCGGCTACGGCGACGGCTCCTACTCCCGCGGCTTGCTGGGACGAGAGAGGATCGACGTCGGCGGAGCTAGCATCGAGGGGTTTACCTTCGGCTGCGGCCTGAGGAACCACGGGCTCTTCGGCGGGACCGCCGGTCTCATGGGGCTCGGGAGGACCCAACTCTCGCTGGTGTCGCAGACCACCGCTCGCTTCGGCGGAGTCTTCTCCTACTGCCTCCCCACGAGGATGCTCAGCTCATCGGGCTCCTTGGTCCTCGGCGACGATCCTGCCGCGTACAAGAACTCCACTCCAATCTCCTACACCAGAATGCTATCAGACCCGCTGCAAGCACCCTTCTACTTCCTCAACCTCACCGACATGAGCGTCGGCGGCGTGGCCCTCGAGGCCGCCGGCTTCTCCAACGGCAGGATTCTCATCGACTCGGGCACGGTGATCACGCGGCTGGTGCCGTCGGTCTACCAGGCGCTGAAGGCGGAGTTCGTGAAGCAGTTCTCGGGCTACCCTCCGGCGCCGAGCTTCTCCATCCTGGACACCTGCTTCGACCTGTCGGCCTTCGAGGAGGTGAGGGTTCCGAGGCTGAGGCTGGGGTTCGAGGGCGGCGCGGAGATGACCGTGGACGTCACCGGCATCTTCTACTTCGTGAAGCGGGATGCTTCCCAGGTTTGTCTGGCGATGGCCAGCCTTCAGTACGAGGACCAAACCGGCATCATCGGGAACTATCAGCAAAAGAACCAGAGGGTGGTGTACGACACCGTAGCCTCCAGAATAGGGTTTGCTGAGGAGGCTTGTGGTTGA